The genomic segment GCTTCTCTTGCCCCCTCCAGGTGCGGCGAGGCCAGCGCACAGTGCAGACTGAGACCAAGTACATCGAGCTGATGGTTGTCAACGACCATGAACTGGTAGGCGTGAAGCTGAGAGCTCCAAGGTTGTTTTCTTTGGCAATAACTGCAGCACTAAGGTCGTAATAAGTCATCCTATGTGAGTGTGATTAAAATCAGTTAGTTGCTGTTTTTGATTAGATATTAGATATGTTACCTGCACAGACGAGATGAACGACAGTAAcacctcccctctcctccttttaGTTTGTGCAGCTCCGTCGTTCGACCACTCAGACGAAGAACTTTGCCAAAGCGGTGGTGAACATGGCCGATGCAGTGAGTTATTTCAAAAGTGGAAATATTGTTGGCGGGTTGATTAAAAGCTGCCTCTTCCtatcatcttttattttcttttaccatGGCACCCCTTCACAGTGGATCTACTGTAGGGAGAGTCCCTTGAGCTTAAAGCATAGGCCAGGAGCCACAATTCAGAGCTTTTTTCTGCAGATAAGACATTCTTGACTGGGGCAGATgccatttctatttttacagaAAGAATAGATAGTTAGGAATGATCACAAATCTCTTGAATCCACATTCCTAGAATGTGAATAATCTCAATTATTGACAGTGGTTATTTATTACATCATctatttttgcatgtttgacatataaaaataaataggaGAATGACATTGTGTATACATTTATCAAACATTAGTTACCAGAAAAATAGTTAATAATGCAATGATATAGTTGCAGTGGCCATGCAAAGTTACAGGGAGGAACTGTTTTTGTAATGTCGTTAAAATGCGTATAAAATGAATCTAAATTACAGCTTTAATGATCTGCCTGGATATAATGATAACTACACTACAAAACCCTATTAAATGAAGAGGAAACTACATGACAAATACATTCTCAGTTGTTGATTCGCTCACACTTGAATTGGCTGCAATAAAAAATCAGAACATTGTCAGCAGTTTGCATCGTGCGTGGTGCACAGCTGATCCGACATGATTTGTTTCCACAACAGCCCAATGaagtggaggggaaaaaaaggaaaatcatctCTGTGTTGGTGTCCTCTGTATGTGGCATCAGCATGGGAAACCCTTCACTGACTGgggacacacacagtgatgcaggTTTTCATGGCAACCAACTACTGCCTCCTCCCACTCCACGGCCACAGTAGACGGATAACAGTCGTCTCCATCTGATATTTAATCGCTATTAATGAGCAAATGTCAAACCTGTCTACTAGGAAACAGTGGTTGAGCTGCTGTAACTCACTTTCAACTATTTATTCTAACTTGTTATTTGGAATAGTACCTCTACTATATGCTTATTTAAAACCTGGACGTAGTTGTGTTCTGCTAATAGGAAGCAGTTTTCTTGACTTATTcctcatatttaaaatgtaaaattatgaGACGGGTCCTTTCCTAGAGCGCCCCCTTCCCGTAGAAGAGCAGTGTTACATCTTACCACTTGCATGTCCAAAGATTTTACTTAAATGTTTTCAGGTCAGACTGGTTTTCACTCACAAGAAATATTTTTAGCAAgttgtttataatatttttcCATGTATAAGTAGTGATATCAaccatttattatatttctcaTGACTTCAGTATCTTTAATAATAGATTGcaacacattgtgtttgtggttttaaccATAAGCAACTGTTAGATTTTCTGAACCTGCTTTAGTGGCACTTCGTCACCTGCTGAATAGTGGCTGCtttacatttttcctttttgatgTGTCCAGATCTACAAGGAGCAGCTCAACACCCGGATCGTCCTGGTGGCCATGGAAACATGGTCGTCTGAAAACAGGATCTCCGTAGGCAATGATGCGTTGCTCACCTTGCGCGACTTCATGAAATACAGGAAGGAAAGCATCAAGGATCGCTGTGATGCTGTGCACCTGTTCTCGTGGGTTCATTCTTACAATTGTAGTTGTTGTTCTTCTACTTTCTGTTCTTCTTGAACTGCATCTCgtcctcttccttcttttgCTTCTTAGTCTCCTACCTCTTTCTCCTGCTTcctgttctttgtttttctcctcctcttttatctctgtctccatctttttGTCCTACTCTTCTTCCTTCATCTTCTGCTTGTGCTAAGGTAACACCAGGCTCCCTGTCTTTATTACAGTGGGAGGACGTTCATGAGCAGCCGCAGCGAAGCGGCCTACATTGGGGGTATCTGTTCACTGACCAGAGGTGGAGGCATCAATGAGGTGAGGCTTACACTCCGTACACTTTATAGATATTTAGCAAGTCTTTAGCACTTGAATCTGTTTTACTTCCAGTTTTTCTTGACTTGTTTTAATTGTGTGTCTTCAGTTTGGCAGTGTGGGTCCCATGGCGATCACTTTGTGTCAAAGTCTTGGCCAGAACATCGGCATGCTGAGGAACAAGGAGCGAACAACTGCAGGTAAGACTAATGCACTCTGTGAACTTTGCAAAGACGTTGCAtaaagactgactgactggcaGGCGAGGACAGTCTCACTTTGATTAGATTTCTTTATTATGTACACCAAGCtaaaactgacacaaaataaaacagcccTAAAAACAGCCTTAAACAGccctgtgtgtgtccaggagaCTGCAGGTGTCCAGATCCATGGCTCGGATGCATCATGGAGGATACAGGgtatacacacatttttcagcCAATTAGAAACTCCTACTTAAACTGgtctctgtgaaaacacaaactatgaactaaatgtgtttttcttcatcaaTCAGTTACTACCTGCCTAGGAAGTTTTCTCGCTGCAGTATTGACGAGTACCTGCGGTTCCTCCAACAGGGAGGGGGAAGCTGCCTCTTTAACAAACCCAGCAAGGTGAGAGACGGGTAGTTTATGTAAGAGGCTCTGCAAGATTGTTCAAGCACTTGTGTGGAGATGGAAATTTTAGAAAATCTTTCTGcgctgtctttgttttttctagTTGTTAGACCCACCAGAGTGTGGCAACGGATATGTAGAGCTGGGAGAAGAATGTGACTGTGGCTCACTAGTGGCGAGTACCCTCAAATGACCTAATGTCTTTTACATCCAAAACGTACAACTCATTTAGCTTCAATCTCAGTTTGGAAAGTTGAAATTTAATAACTAGTTTTAAATTGCCTCTGAACTGTAGGAGTGTGCACGGAGTGGAGCCAACTGCTGTAAGAAGTGTACTCTAACCCACAACGCCATGTGCAGCAACGGGCTGTGCTGCAGAGACTGCAAGGTGAGCTGTGTCCCAACATCATGCTGGATTAGCTGCATCGTATGTTGCTGTAGATCATATCCTGTATTGACTCTTTTGAATGGTTGGCTGTGACAGTACGAGCTGAGAGGGGTGACCTGCCGCGATGCCGTCAACGACTGTGACATTCCTGAAACCTGCACAGGAGACTCCAGTCAGGTAAAAGAGGCTCTGACACATCTGTAAAAGATTCAGAAACTCCTGTGAATCTGAGGTTAATCTTCTTCCTCTTGCAGTGTCCTCATAATGTCCACAAACTGGACGGCTACATGTGCGATGCTGGTCAGGTAGAGTTGTGTTATCTGCTGAACATTTGTTCTGCTTCTCTTGTTACGTTCAGTACAACACTTCTCTTGCTGTATGtcctctcttcatcctcatGTCCTCATTGTCTTCCTCAGGGCCGCTGTTACGGAGGTCGCTGTAAGACCAGAGATGGCCAGTGCAGGACTCTGTGGGGCTACAGTAGGTTTGGAGTGGATATACAGATTTAttactttgtgttgttgttgttgttgttgttgttgttgtttcaagGATTTCATGGCTGTGTGCAGACTCAGCTGACAGGTTCTGCTACGAAAAGCTAAACTCTGAGGGCACAGAGAAAGGAAACTGTGGTCCAGAGTCCAGTGGTCAAGGATGGGTGCAGTGCAACAAGCAGTGAGTGAACAGAGTAAAAGTGCATCTCAGAATCTGGAGcgtttatttgttgttttaatgttttttttttattctcatttggGTCCGATAGAGATGTTCTGTGTGGTTTGCTGCTGTGCACCAATCTAACAGCTAAGCCGAGATTTGGCGAGCTGCAGGGGAAGCTCACCAGTCTGACAATCCACCACCAGAACCGATACCTGGACTGCAGGTGAGGCAGTTTGTCTCTATTGCCTCTGGTGGATTTGACCAAAAGATAATCAACCATCCTGACAATTGCGATCTTGAAGTAGAACCGACAGCCTTTtgtgatacagtatgttgtataTGACCCTCTGACCCACAGCGGGGGACACGCAGTGCTGGATGACGGCCTGGACTTGGGTTATGTGGAGGATGGGACGCCATGTGGTCCAAACATGATGTGTTTAGATCGTCGTTGTCTCCCTGTCACCACTTTCAACCTGAGCACCTGTCCAGGCTCCTCGTCCTCGCGTATCTGCTCCCACCACGGGGTGGGTGTGTCACTGCTGTCTGTCCtgacacagtgtcagtgtttatcAAGGTAAAATCAAGGATTGTGATTTTCAAAGGATGTTAAATGCTGAATTGTCTCTCGTGATTCTTCTCTGCAGACTTGCAGTAATGAGGTGAAGTGTATATGTGATCCAGACTACACAGGGAAGGACTGCAGTGTGTTTGACCCCGTCCCCATCCCCACCCCTCCAGAGGGCCCAGAGAAATACAAAGGTAAACCAAactcactaaaaataaaatgactttatttacttttatatagTTACAGCGAGTGCGCGAtggtgaaacacaaaataaatgaaattttaTATTAGCTTCTTCAGAGGCTGCGATTTCTTGCTCTGCCACCTTTTATATCTTATATAGGAAAAACAATAGAGTCAGTCAAATGCTAAAATGCCATTTAAATTATGATTGACTTTAACTCCACTAGTGACTTCACAGATTAtcagatataaaaaataaagaaggtgGAGGTTACATCATACTCCATCTAGGAATTTAGCATCATATCATCAAACTGCTTCTTCTGTTCCATGTAGGATTGGGTTGTGTAACACTGGGCCACACTGTGTGATCCCTGCTGCTTTATcatcaacagcaacacataATATCTAATTTCTAACcaagtatttctattttttagtAGTCTGCACTCAGAAACATGCTGTTTTTTCCTCACTGGCTGACTCCTCCGCTCCCACAGGTCCCAGTGGTACCAATATCATAATAGGTTCGGTAGCTGGTGCAATTCTGCTGGCAGCGATAGTCCTGGGGGGAACTGGCTGGGGATTTAAGTAAGAGCTCTGGCATGCCTCCATCTGTGTGTGCCTGCTGTGTTCCTCTGTCAGCTAACGCACATGCCTGCAGCTCGCTGCTGAATGCTCCTCTGCTTGCTGTCTGATCCATACTAACAACCAGAGACCACTTGGGGTTACGATTAGTAATGGTGGCTGTGCAGTTGTTGCAGATTTTGTTGGAGGAAATGAGCATGAATGAAAGTACTAATAAACCCTCATTAGCAGTTTTGGTTAGTAAGCTCTTcaataatatttcttttattggCATGAGTGTCACCATGTGTTgtatatagtatttatttaatttgcaaagTCTGTGGTACTTTATTTAGTAGATTGCAGGATCTAAACTTGAGCGAGTGCTCAAACAGCCAAATATCCAATATAATAGAAATGGAAGGATTATTTAGTCattatttaaaagcaaaaattacaaaaaatcACTGGTTCCAGCTACAttattgtgtatatttttagGTCGTCATCTACGATAATAAGCTAAATATTTTTGGACTGTTTGTCAGACCAAACAAGACCTTGTGAAGTATAGGAGCTTAATGgacatttttcactttctgcAGACATTTCATGGAGCAACTAGATTATTAATAATGCCAATAATCATCAGTTAATTGCAGCTGTATTTACATACTTGTTTCAACTAAAATCAGATGCCcgttttattaaaataataaaattcacTTTGGACGGACGTGTATTTGATCTCTAGTAAATCGTAATAGACATTTTTTTGAACATCGTGTAGACTAAACGTTCTATTAAACCAGAAacctttatgtatttaaaaaaaacacatcactgagtCTCGATGTTACATTCATGTCCTACTAGCATAACGCACTCTAATCTCCAGCTGAACTGTCTGCAGCTGAGTTGCATTTTGGTTGATGTAGGTGCCGGTTTATGTCAAGACGACAGAAACTGATCTATGAAATGATGGTTCTGCTTATTTTAACAGTTCATTGAGAGTAAAAAATGATCTACACTGCACAACCCCAGATAAACAGACTAACGgacagtattttttaaatcccTGTACCCTCTGACTGACTTCTTCTCTGCACAGCTTGGATTTCCTTTCTGTAGTTTGATTCAAACTCTACAACGCCATCTTACCTCATACCAGCTTTGCTGTGACATGTCTGCAGcatgcaaagaaaagaaaagcttgtCTCTGACTGTAATCTTTGCAGTGGCTGTAGCTTGTGTGATAGCATCAAATGCACCTGGATAGACACTGAAAGTTCCTTGgtatctgaaaaacaaaacacaaaggaggaAATTAGAACTCTGTTTAGTGCTTTGCTTTGAAGGCCTTGGGTTCCTTGCATGTATTTGCTCACTACTATGTAGCCACATGAAGGTGAACCTGACAGTCCCGCCTGTCTTTGTCTGCTCCCTTCATCTTGTTCCTGCTTCACTGTGGATCCAGGAACATCCGAAGAGGAAGGTACGACCCCGCCTTTCCGTCCTGATTATCCTTTCATAACCATTCATAATGTCAACATAATGCCATGTGTTTTATAAGAATCCTCGTTCTATCTGTCACCAGTATTTAGCTCAT from the Anabas testudineus chromosome 19, fAnaTes1.2, whole genome shotgun sequence genome contains:
- the adam11 gene encoding disintegrin and metalloproteinase domain-containing protein 11 isoform X1 gives rise to the protein MLAVRCLLFAAACARCTVTGLREWGSLKGSLQPAEEVVQPKRLLQQIHSEEELLHSRLDTRVKNHTAGVQPVHLAQSSFLVEAFGTSFILDLELNHNLLSTDYVERHYDEDGQPSQTMGGEHCYYHGRVRGLPGSWAALSTCHGLRGMFSDGNFSYGIEPVDSEEEQSDHIVYRMPEVDLLPPPCPGCSVNSTDPEGQTDDHREGDGELKDGDDESEGEKPVFTEGLRRSKRQVRRGQRTVQTETKYIELMVVNDHELFVQLRRSTTQTKNFAKAVVNMADAIYKEQLNTRIVLVAMETWSSENRISVGNDALLTLRDFMKYRKESIKDRCDAVHLFSGRTFMSSRSEAAYIGGICSLTRGGGINEFGSVGPMAITLCQSLGQNIGMLRNKERTTAGDCRCPDPWLGCIMEDTGYYLPRKFSRCSIDEYLRFLQQGGGSCLFNKPSKLLDPPECGNGYVELGEECDCGSLVECARSGANCCKKCTLTHNAMCSNGLCCRDCKYELRGVTCRDAVNDCDIPETCTGDSSQCPHNVHKLDGYMCDAGQGRCYGGRCKTRDGQCRTLWGYNSADRFCYEKLNSEGTEKGNCGPESSGQGWVQCNKQDVLCGLLLCTNLTAKPRFGELQGKLTSLTIHHQNRYLDCSGGHAVLDDGLDLGYVEDGTPCGPNMMCLDRRCLPVTTFNLSTCPGSSSSRICSHHGTCSNEVKCICDPDYTGKDCSVFDPVPIPTPPEGPEKYKGPSGTNIIIGSVAGAILLAAIVLGGTGWGFKNIRRGRYDPAFPS
- the adam11 gene encoding disintegrin and metalloproteinase domain-containing protein 11 isoform X2, which encodes MLAVRCLLFAAACARCTVTGLREWGSLKGSLQPAEEVVQPKRLLQQIHSEEELLHSRLDTRVKNHTAGVQPVHLAQSSFLVEAFGTSFILDLELNHNLLSTDYVERHYDEDGQPSQTMGGEHCYYHGRVRGLPGSWAALSTCHGLRGMFSDGNFSYGIEPVDSEEEQSDHIVYRMPEVDLLPPPCPGCSVNSTDPEGQTDDHREGDGELKDGDDESEGEKPVFTEGLRRSKRQVRRGQRTVQTETKYIELMVVNDHELFVQLRRSTTQTKNFAKAVVNMADAIYKEQLNTRIVLVAMETWSSENRISVGNDALLTLRDFMKYRKESIKDRCDAVHLFSGRTFMSSRSEAAYIGGICSLTRGGGINEFGSVGPMAITLCQSLGQNIGMLRNKERTTAGDCRCPDPWLGCIMEDTGYYLPRKFSRCSIDEYLRFLQQGGGSCLFNKPSKLLDPPECGNGYVELGEECDCGSLVECARSGANCCKKCTLTHNAMCSNGLCCRDCKYELRGVTCRDAVNDCDIPETCTGDSSQCPHNVHKLDGYMCDAGQGRCYGGRCKTRDGQCRTLWGYNSADRFCYEKLNSEGTEKGNCGPESSGQGWVQCNKQDVLCGLLLCTNLTAKPRFGELQGKLTSLTIHHQNRYLDCSGGHAVLDDGLDLGYVEDGTPCGPNMMCLDRRCLPVTTFNLSTCPGSSSSRICSHHGTCSNEVKCICDPDYTGKDCSVFDPVPIPTPPEGPEKYKGPSGTNIIIGSVAGAILLAAIVLGGTGWGFKNIRRGRSAGV